The proteins below come from a single Eptesicus fuscus isolate TK198812 chromosome 5, DD_ASM_mEF_20220401, whole genome shotgun sequence genomic window:
- the IVD gene encoding isovaleryl-CoA dehydrogenase, mitochondrial yields MATAAWLLGRRVRSWRLRAPPARVASQRAHSLLAVDDAINGLNEEQKQLRHTLSKFLQEHLAPQAQEIDRSNEFKNLREFWKQLGNLGVLGITAPVQYGGSALGYLEHVLVMEEISRISGAVGLSYGAHSNLCINQIVRNGNEAQKEKYLPKLISGEYIGALAMSEPNAGSDVVSMKLKAEKKGDHYILNGNKFWITNGPDADVLVVYAKTDLAAVPASRGITAFIVEKSMPGFSTAKKLDKLGMRGSNTCELIFEDCKVPAENILGHLSKGVYVLMSGLDLERLVLAGGPLGIMQAVLDHTIPYLHVREAFGQKIGHFQLMQGKMADMYTRLMACRQYVYNVAKACDEGHCTPKDCAGVILYSAECATQVALDGIQCFGGNGYINDFPMGRFLRDAKLYEIGAGTSEVRRLVIGRAFNTDFH; encoded by the exons ATGGCGACTGCGGCTTGGCTGCTGGGGCGGCGGGTGAGGAGCTGGAGGCTGCGGGCGCCGCCGGCCCGCGTCGCTTCCCAGCGGGCCCACTCGCTGCTGGCGGTGGACGATGCGATCAACGGGCTGAACGAGGAGCAGAAGCAG CTTCGTCACACCCTTTCCAAGTTCCTGCAGGAGCACCTGGCCCCCCAGGCCCAGGAGATTGATCGAAGCAATGAATTCAAGAACCTTCGA GAGTTTTGGAAGCAGCTGGGGAACCTGGGAGTCCTGGGTATCACAGCCCCTG TCCAGTATGGCGGCTCTGCCTTGGGCTACCTGGAACATGTGCTGGTGATGGAGGAAATATCCCGAATTTCTGGAGCCGTGGGACTCAGTTATGGTGCCCACTCCAATCTCTGCATCAATCAAATTGTACGCAATGGAAATGAGGCCCAGAAGGAGAAGTACCTCCCCAAG CTGATCAGTGGTGAGTACATCGGAGCCCTGGCCATGAGTGAGCCCAATGCTGGCTCTGATGTTGTCTCCATGAAGCTAAAAGCTGAAAAGAAAG gagatcACTACATCCTGAATGGCAACAAGTTCTGGATCACCAATGGCCCTGATGCCGACGTCCTTGTTGTCTATGCCAAGACAGACCTGGCTGCTGTGCCAGCTTCTCGGGGCATCACGGCCTTCATCGTGGAGAAG AGCATGCCTGGCTTCAGCACCGCCAAGAAGCTGGACAAGCTGGGGATGAGGGGTTCTAACACCTGTGAGCTCATCTTTGAAGACTGCAAGGTTCCTG CTGAGAACATCTTGGGCCATCTGAGTAAGGGCGTCTACGTGCTGATGAGTGGGCTGGACCTGGAGCGGCTGGTGCTGGCTGGCGGGCCCCTCGG GATCATGCAGGCTGTCCTGGACCACACCATTCCCTACCTGCACGTGAGGGAAGCCTTTGGCCAGAAGATTGGCCACTTCCAG TTGATGCAGGGGAAGATGGCCGACATGTACACCCGCCTTATGGCCTGTCGGCAGTATGTCTACAATGTCGCCAAGGCCTGCGATGAGGGCCACTGCACCCCCAAG GACTGCGCGGGTGTGATTCTTTACTCGGCTGAGTGTGCCACACAGGTGGCCCTGGACGGCATTCAGTGTTTCG GTGGCAATGGCTACATCAATGACTTTCCCATGGGCCGCTTTCTGCGAGATGCCAAGCTGTACGAGATTGGGGCCGGGACCAGTGAGGTGAGGCGGCTGGTCATCGGCAGAGCCTTCAACACGGACTTCCACTAA